The Coffea arabica cultivar ET-39 chromosome 8e, Coffea Arabica ET-39 HiFi, whole genome shotgun sequence genome window below encodes:
- the LOC140012866 gene encoding wall-associated receptor kinase 5-like, whose translation MGFNRLILPMLLHLVIALMLSSASTLTSPTFSIAMPGCQDHCGNVSIPFPFGITEGCYLNEQFFINCTNSSTSVPQPVLHNSTINVTEISLEGQVHLMQDIASDCYNKNGSLLNKKSPWIELSDRFTFSSTANKFIAVGCDAVAIVYGFGQNRSYTTGCVSFCDYKEDVIDGSCSGIGCCQTDIPPGAWNINVSLASVNNHTKVWGFNPCSYAFVVEEKAFNFSADSLTNLSDDLSLPVVADWTIEEVSCDVAQRNTTSYACSGKNSHCYEPFKGLGYRCSCNQGYEGNPYLPDGCQDINECQDPTLYNCTKNSVCHNTLGNYTCPCLKGYHGDGRGGDGCISDRSHHLLIFQSNLSTGVGIGTAILLFCCFYLCLELRKRRENRLKEEFFRKNGGLMLQQRLAQEGRNTNVARIFTLEELRKATNNFEETRIIGRGGYGTVFKGILVDHNSCTVAIKRSREVNENQLDQFINEVIMLSQVNSRNVVKLLGCCLETEVPLLVYEFIDNGTLSEHLSSTTKSHHLSWNIRLRIASEIAGVLSYLHSVASPPIIHRDIKSANILLDQNYTAKVTDFGISKLAPLDENQVSTMVQGTFGYLDPEYMLTGLLTEKSDVYSFGVVLIELLTSKKALSLDRVEEEKFLANYFISSLKSGHLIQVLDRNIMCDVSIELLKEVAMIVKSCLSVKGEDRPSMKNIARELEVLEIRAKQSPIQVSKIDFTDTEASLLGMQSTNAHVDGGDSNCIHTESHSIMEHMMVPIAGGR comes from the exons ATGGGCTTCAATCGTTTGATTTTACCGATGCTCTTGCATTTGGTAATTGCCTTGATGCTGTCTTCCGCTTCAACTTTGACATCCCCAACATTTTCTATAGCGATGCCCGGCTGCCAAGATCATTGTGGAAATGTAAGCATTCCATTTCCATTCGGTATTACAGAAGGTTGTTACCTTAACGAACAATTCTTTATCAACTGCACCAACTCTTCAACCTCTGTCCCTCAACCAGTTCTGCATAACAGTACAATCAATGTCACAGAAATATCTCTGGAAGGTCAGGTGCACCTTATGCAGGATATAGCATCTGATTGCTATAATAAAAACGGAAGTTTATTGAACAAGAAGTCACCATGGATAGAATTATCCGACCGTTTTACCTTCAGCAGTACAGCTAATAAATTTATTGCCGTTGGCTGTGATGCCGTGGCTATAGTTTATGGTTTTGGTCAAAACCGGAGCTACACAACTGGATGTGTCTCTTTCTGTGATTATAAGGAAGATGTAATTGATGGCTCTTGTTCCGGCATCGGTTGCTGCCAGACAGATATCCCACCAGGGGCATGGAATATTAATGTGAGCTTGGCCAGTGTTAATAACCACACCAAGGTGTGGGGTTTCAATCCTTGCAGCTACGCTTTTGTGGTCGAAGAGAAGGCTTTCAATTTTTCTGCAGATAGCCTCACCAACTTAAGCGATGATTTAAGTCTTCCCGTCGTGGCCGATTGGACCATTGAGGAGGTGTCATGTGACGTTGCCCAAAGAAACACGACCTCTTATGCATGCTCTGGTAAAAACAGTCACTGTTACGAACCTTTCAAGGGGTTGGGATACCGTTGTTCTTGCAATCAAGGATACGAAGGCAACCCATATCTTCCTGATGGTTGCCAAG ATATTAATGAATGCCAAGATCCAACTCTTTACAATTGTACGAAGAATAGTGTTTGTCACAACACATTGGGCAACTACACATGTCCTTGTCTCAAAGGGTATCATGGTGATGGGAGAGGTGGAGATGGCTGCA TATCCGATAGATCTCATCATTTGCTAatttttcagtcaaatttgtcAACAGGTGTTGGCATAGGCACAGCAATTCTACTTTTCTGCTGCTTTTATTTGTGTTTGGAATTgaggaaaagaagggaaaacagATTGAAGGAGGAGTTTTTCCGgaaaaatggtggattaatgCTACAGCAACGACtggctcaagaaggaagaaacacaAATGTTGCTAGAATTTTCACTCTTGAAGAACTACGAAAGGCAACCAATAATTTCGAGGAAACTCGAATTATTGGTCGTGGAGGATACGGCACAGTTTTCAAAGGAATCTTAGTAGACCATAATTCTTGTACTGTTGCCATTAAGAGGTCCAGAGAAGTTAACGAAAATCAACTTGATCAATTTATTAATGAGGTGATTATGCTTTCCCAAGTTAATAGTAGAAATGTCGTTAAACTTCTAGGATGTTGCTTAGAGACGGAAGTGCCATTACTTGTTTATGAGTTCATCGACAATGGTACTCTCTCCGAGCATTTAAGCAGCACAACAAAATCACATCATCTTTCTTGGAATATCCGATTAAGAATAGCATCAGAAATTGCCGGAGTTCTCTCATATTTGCACTCAGTAGCTTCACCACCGATTATCCATAGAGATATCAAATCGGCAAACATACTTCTAGATCAAAACTACACTGCAAAAGTCACAGACTTTGGAATATCAAAATTGGCTCCTTTAGATGAAAATCAAGTATCTACAATGGTGCAAGGAACATTTGGCTACTTGGACCCCGAGTACATGCTAACAGGTTTGTTGACAGAGAAAAGTGATGTTTACAGCTTTGGGGTAGTTCTTATAGAGCTACTGACAAGTAAGAAGGCATTATCATTGGATAGAGTGGAGGAAGAGAAGTTTCTTGCGAATTATTTCATTTCTTCACTGAAAAGTGGTCACTTGATCCAGGTTCTTGATCGCAACATTATGTGCGATGTAAGTATTGAGCTTTTGAAAGAAGTTGCAATGATTGTTAAATCTTGCTTGAGTGTAAAAGGTGAAGATAGACCGTCTATGAAGAATATAGCAAGAGAACTTGAGGTATTGGAAATAAGAGCAAAGCAATCTCCAATTCAAGTTTCTAAGATTGATTTCACCGACACTGAGGCCTCCTTGCTTGGTATGCAATCAACAAATGCACATGTCGACGGTGGTGATTCTAACTGCATACATACTGAGAGTCATAGCATAATGGAGCATATGATGGTACCAATTGCTGGTGGGAGATGA